The genomic stretch GGCCGACGTGGGCCACGACGAGGCGATCGACTTCGACCGCGCCGCCGAGCTGGTGGGCGACCGCGACCTCATGGAGCGCGTGCGCAGCGTGTCGATCGAGCTGTACCGCTTCGCCGCCGGCCATGCGGCCGAGCGCGGGGTGCTGCTCGCCGACACGAAGTGCGAGTTCGGGCTCGACCCGGCCGGCGAGCTCGTCGTCGGTGACGAGGTGCTCACGCCGGACTCCTCGCGCTTCTGGCCGTCCGACGGCTACGCGCCGGGGCGTGGGCAGCCGAGCTTCGACAAGCAGTACGTGCGCGACTGGGCCAGCAGGTCGGGGTGGGACAAGGCCCCGCCCGCGCCCGCGATCCCCGACGACGTGGTCGCCGGGACGCGCGAGCGCTACATCGAGGCCTACGAGCGCATCTCGGGCGAGCCGTTCTCGGCCTGGCTGGAGCGCACGGCGGCATAGGGCCGCCTCAGCCT from Capillimicrobium parvum encodes the following:
- a CDS encoding phosphoribosylaminoimidazolesuccinocarboxamide synthase, encoding MTTLADLPLLSTGKVREMYDLGDRLLMVASDRISTYDVVHPTPIPDKGKVLTGLSAFWFAKTGHIVANHMLSATDDVPDEVRGRALVVRKLEMLPVECVVRGYITGSGWKDYQSTGSVSGIQLPAGLQESEQLPSPIFTPSTKADVGHDEAIDFDRAAELVGDRDLMERVRSVSIELYRFAAGHAAERGVLLADTKCEFGLDPAGELVVGDEVLTPDSSRFWPSDGYAPGRGQPSFDKQYVRDWASRSGWDKAPPAPAIPDDVVAGTRERYIEAYERISGEPFSAWLERTAA